A genomic region of Fundulus heteroclitus isolate FHET01 chromosome 24, MU-UCD_Fhet_4.1, whole genome shotgun sequence contains the following coding sequences:
- the LOC105936512 gene encoding leucine-rich repeat-containing protein 3 encodes MGASQRCRSCIQHPSCGSYFLAGTLLLLSFVAVKACPKICHCSDRNGMVVLCTSRNLENIPANLPKDTVVLLLSSNRIRHIPKEAFADLRRLRELDLSHNLLESVEVGSFQGVFDSLQTLDLSNNQLSGLPKDTFTKLHARIRLSNNPWHCECSLQEVLRELRLDPETVNEVSCHTSVREEYVGKPVIQVLDSGINFCNFHHKTTDMPMFVAMFCWFFMVTAYIVYYIRHNQEDARRHMEYLKSLPSTSHISKDYDTASSVF; translated from the coding sequence ATGGGGGCTTCTCAAAGGTGCAGATCCTGCATACAACATCCCTCCTGCGGTTCTTATTTCCTTGCTGGAACGTTGCTGCTACTTTCCTTTGTTGCGGTGAAGGCTTGCCCGAAGATCTGCCACTGTTCAGACAGGAACGGCATGGTGGTGCTGTGCACCTCGCGCAATCTGGAGAACATCCCGGCCAACTTACCAAAGGACACAGTTGTTCTCTTGCTGTCCTCAAACCGGATTAGACACATCCCAAAGGAGGCCTTCGCAGACCTCCGACGTCTCAGGGAGCTGGATTTATCCCACAACCTGCTCGAGAGCGTGGAAGTCGGCTCCTTCCAGGGAGTGTTTGACAGCCTGCAGACCTTGGATCTTTCAAACAACCAACTCAGTGGTCTCCCAAAGGACACCTTCACCAAGCTGCACGCCCGAATCCGTCTCTCCAACAATCCATGGCACTGTGAGTGCTCCCTGCAGGAAGTTTTAAGGGAACTGAGACTGGACCCAGAGACAGTCAACGAGGTCAGCTGCCACACGTCCGTGCGGGAAGAGTACGTGGGAAAGCCGGTCATCCAAGTCTTGGACTCTGGGATCAACTTTTGTAACTTCCACCACAAGACGACAGACATGCCCATGTTTGTAGCAATGTTCTGCTGGTTCTTTATGGTAACGGCTTACATCGTTTATTACatcagacacaaccaggaggatGCAAGGAGGCACATGGAATACCTAAAGTCCCTGCCCAGTACGTCCCACATCAGCAAGGACTACGACACAGCCAGCAGTGTGTTTTAG